A stretch of the Arvicanthis niloticus isolate mArvNil1 chromosome 30, mArvNil1.pat.X, whole genome shotgun sequence genome encodes the following:
- the Tmem200a gene encoding transmembrane protein 200A, with product MIATGGVITGLAALKRQDSARSQQHINLSPLPATQDQKPVRRRPRADVVVVRGKIRLYSPSGFFLILGVLVSIIGIAMAVLGYWPQKEHFIDAETTLSTNETQVVRNQGGVVVRFFEQHLHSDKMKMLGPFTMGIGIFIFICANAILHENRDKETKIIHMRDIYSTVIDIHTLRLKEQKQANGLYAGLLGDTEVKQNGSPCASRLAATTLASFSGMRNSFRVDSSVEEDELMLTESKSPGHLMPPLLSDSAVSVFGLYPPPAKTTDDKTSSSKKCDTKSIVSSSISAFTLPVIKLNNCVIDEPSIDSITEVADNLKSRSRNLSMDSLVVPVPSSGESFQPASTLLPRNNSVGESLSSQYKSSVALGPGPGQLLSPGAARRQFGSNTSLHLLSSHSKSLDLDRGPSTLTVQAEQRKHPSWPRLDRSNSKGYMRLENKEDPMDRLLVPQTAIKKDFTNKEKLLMISRSHNNLSFEHDEFLSNNIKRGTSETRF from the coding sequence ATGATAGCCACTGGTGGGGTCATCACTGGCCTGGCGGCCCTGAAGCGGCAGGACTCTGCCAGGTCCCAGCAACACATCAACCTCAGCCCACTACCTGCCACCCAGGACCAGAAACCAGTCAGACGGCGACCAAGAGCTGACGTCGTGGTGGTCCGAGGGAAAATCCGACTTTATTCTCCATCTGGCTTTTTCCTCATTCTGGGAGTGCTGGTGTCCATCATAGGAATCGCCATGGCAGTTCTTGGATATTGGCCCCAGAAGGAGCATTTTATCGATGCAGagaccacactgtccaccaacgaGACCCAGGTGGTTCGGAACCAGGGCGGTGTGGTTGTGCGCTTCTTTGAGCAGCATCTCCACTCCGATAAGATGAAAATGCTTGGCCCATTCACCATGGGCATTGGCATCTTCATTTTCATCTGTGCCAATGCCATCCTTCACGAGAACCGCGACAAAGAAACCAAGATCATCCACATGAGGGATATTTATTCCACAGTCATCGACATTCACACGCTGAGGCTCAAGGAGCAGAAGCAGGCGAACGGCCTGTACGCAGGCTTGCTGGGAGACACCGAGGTGAAGCAGAATGGCAGCCCCTGTGCATCCAGGCTGGCTGCCACCACCTTGGCCTCCTTCTCAGGGATGCGGAACAGCTTTCGGGTGGACAGCTCTGTGGAGGAGGATGAGCTCATGTTGACGGAAAGTAAGAGCCCAGGACACCTCATGCCCCCGTTGCTATCTGACAGTGCAGTCTCTGTCTTTGGCCTTTATCCACCTCCAGCCAAGACCACCGATGACAAGACCAGCAGCTCCAAGAAGTGTGACACCAAATCGATCGTGTCGTCATCCATCAGCGCTTTCACGCTGCCTGTGATCAAACTTAATAACTGTGTCATTGATGAACCCAGTATAGACAGCATCACCGAGGTTGCAGACAACCTCAAAAGTAGGTCCAGAAATCTTTCAATGGATTCCCTCGTGGTCCCAGTGCCAAGCTCTGGTGAGTCCTTCCAGCCTGCCAGCACATTACTCCCAAGAAATAATTCCGTTGGGGAGTCCCTATCTAGTCAATACAagtcctctgtggctctgggaccCGGGCCTGGACAGCTCTTGTCTCCCGGGGCTGCAAGGAGACAGTTTGGATCCAACACATCCTTACATTTGCTTTCTTCTCACTCCAAATCCCTAGACTTAGACCGAGGTCCTTCCACACTCACAGTGCAGGCAGAGCAAAGGAAGCACCCGAGTTGGCCCCGGTTGGATCGGAGCAACAGCAAAGGGTATATGAGACTGGAGAACAAAGAGGACCCAATGGATCGGTTGCTCGTTCCCCAAACAGCAATCAAAAAGGACTTTACGAATAAAGAGAAACTTCTTATGATCTCAAGATCTCACAACAACTTGAGTTTTGAACATGATGAGTTTTTGAGTAACAACATAAAGCGAGGAACTTCCGAGACAAGGTTTTAG